ctgtacaatGTTTACAATCCagcctttttttccacagatcTAATCCCCCTGGCCCCCAACCATTATATCCTGCTTTTTGTGAAAAAACGCCCAAGCAACATGGGAAAAGGTGAGAGCGAGGAGTGGGATGAAAAGCACCCTGACACGGTACAAAGCCAGCCTCGGAAACGTGAAGAGGAGCATAAAAGTGAAAGCTCGGGGAGCAAGTGTCCCACATGCTGCTTAAAGACAAGGGACTGTCTGATGAGCGAGGAGTGCGCCTGCTGCCTTCAGATCGGAATAGCGATCTTCGACTGCTATGAGATGTGCAGCTGCATGTGGGAATGTAAGTCTCAGAGGCTATCAGCTCAAATTCCTAACACTATGATAATTTTCATAAATTGCGAAATGGCAAAAATAATGCCCTGTTTAGAAAAGTGTGAATCCATGCGAACACAGAGGCATAACGCTTAACCCATAACCGCCTTCAGAGCTGGAGGGCCAACCTGTCCCGTGGCATCAGGAaagccaaacgcagctacacactaaaaataaccggacacttcaaggacagcagagacgcgCAGAGCCTGTGGCAtggtatccagaccatcacggactacaaacccaagccacagacctgtgacagcaacacctctctgctgaacgacctcaacagcttcttatccaggtttgaagcacacaacagcacgcccccacagGAGACCACCCCACCTCCCCAGgaccagaccctgtgcctgactgcagccagcaagagaaccttctccaagatcaacacccgcaaggctgcaggtccagacaacattcctggccgtgtgctgaaggactgtgcagaggagctcaaagatgtcttcacagacattttcaacgcttctctgagtcaggctgttgttccgtcgtgcttcaaagccaccaccatcatacccgttccgaagaagccctcaccatccactttcaatgactatcgacccgttgcactgacccccatcgtcatgaagtgctttgaaaggttagtcatggcccacatcaaatccaccctccccgccaccctggacccctaccagtttgcataccgaggtaacagatccaccgcggatgccatctgttctgctcttcacccagccctcacccacctggacaccaaaaactcatacgtcagaatgccgtttatagacttcagttcagcattcaacaccatcatccctcagcagctgatcggcaaactggaccagctggggctcagcacttcccggtgcaactggctgctggacttcctcagcgagaggcttcagacagtgcgggtcggcggcaacacatcaaaaaccaccgtcatgagcactggggccccccaaggttgtgtgctcagccccctgctcttcacgctgctgacccacgactgcgctccatccttcagcagcaaccacatcgtgaagttcgcggacgacacaacagtggttggtctcatctccaacaacgatgagacgcactacaggatggaggtcagctaATTAGCCatgtggtgcagagacaacaaggaggttgttgtcgacttccggagagtccccactcctaaacccccactgaccatcgacggtgctgctgtggagagagtgagcagcaccaagttcctgggggttcacatcagtgaggatctctcctggacaaccaacaccacatcactggccaagaagtcccagcagcgcctctacttcctccgcaagctgaagagagcacgagcccccccatccatcatgtgctccttctacagaggcaccatcgagagcatcctgaccagctgcatcactgtgtggcttgggagctgcactgctgccaaccgcaagaccctgcagtgcacagtgaaggctgctgaacggattatcggtgtcccactcccctctcttctggacctctacggtacccacCTCACCcacaaagcaaccagcattgtgcgtgaccccacccacccctcacacagcctcttcagcctcctgccatcggggagacggtaccaCAGCCTGCGGGctggctccaccagactgggaaacaggttcttccaccaagctgtcacaggtggaagcttaactctctcccctctcttccttccctcccgtttgccaccacgaactctggactaataactctgaagcgaACTTCTTAAAAGTACAATCAGTTTACtatcaattttattttattttatttaccattttgtaccttttgcacaatttagaatttattactgtaaatattatttatcttatttttacctcattttattttatctattttaccttatcttattttaccttattttggttgtattgcaccgtgggacggagacaaacgaaatttcgattccatcagtctggcatattttgaaattgacaataaagttgactttgactttataTACAAggtgaaaatgtgttaaattgTGTGTTTCTTCTTAGAATTCAACTTAAATAACATCCACAGAAACATGAATATCACTATCAGCAAGAGACAATCtttttaacattattattttttcctcttttccaaTTCTAGAACCCGACGTTGGATTTCAGGACCTGCTTTTACCGGCCGTGGTCATTCTCAGCAACCTCCAGTAATTCTCATTCGGATTTGCCCCTGAAGTTCTCTCTTAAGTCtcttttcatgtttatgtatttAAGATAAACAAATGAACTGTCTGTATTTTGTACATAAAACAAACTTGGGGCAATCAATATGAAAGACTGTAACTTTTATCTGCATGTCTTTGCAAAGAGGTTCATTTTGGAGCCTATCGACCGCTAAAATTGCTACAGTATGTAGCCAGTCTAaatttattattgtttaaaaatatatactaAGAGGTGtttaatgatgtaaaaaaacagtgattttacacaaataaagaaatggatTTGACAATGTCTGAAAgtatttttaacacagtttatCCTCCACATTCTCCCATTAAATATATGTTGGATCTGTGGTTGCCAAATTGAGGGTCAGGACCGCCTAGGcaagggatgggcaactttggtcacagcaagggccacattcatttaattctcactgccagggggccaaattgtaggatataaaaatgattaaaatcaatTATATCCCAAAttgaactcaacatataccagtgatcaaatattattatggacatatttcgcGAATGCTTTACACCAGGATTTATTGGAGAAAATTGTTCACCCATCATTTGAACATCAGGTCTTTGATGTCAAGCTCACATAAGAACATGTCTCGCATGTTGTCCAAAGAGACGGAGCGTGGGTGGAGGGCAGAGATAGAGCCATTGAGGAAAAAAGGCATGAACATGATTGAAAGAAATCTTGTGCCTATGGAATGTGAGAGAAACTAATTCACACCTATTGCTCAAATTGCAGTTGTACTGAGATTTAAGGCTCAGTGTTGGTATTAAGGTTCAATACTGGCATCTGCgtacctggaaaaaaaaagaacaatgagcagcagcaggttgttaAAAGTTCCTGAGAGTACAGATGCAGGATTATAGGGCATATTTTAAAAGTGGGATCAACAAGAAAGGAATGAGAGTGAGAAAAAAGATCACTGCCCAAGATGCATGGAAACTTTCAGCAGTGacacaaaagaaacatatttttctgaagttgtgtttcCACTCTAGGAACCTTCACCAGGAACTAGGGACTTTTGGAGGTACTCACTGCCTTATCATGTGCTACATAAAATCCCTCAAACTATATTTCACAAGCCCAAAAGCTCCCTGCTAGTTATTTATGGGGGTGACTTgaagtgcttaaaaaaaaaaagagaaaatctttaactatatacacacacacacacacacacacacacacacacacacacacacacacacacacacacac
The genomic region above belongs to Labrus bergylta chromosome 21, fLabBer1.1, whole genome shotgun sequence and contains:
- the LOC136177287 gene encoding uncharacterized protein yields the protein MWCRDNKEVVVDFRRVPTPKPPLTIDGAAVERVSSTKFLGVHISEDLSWTTNTTSLAKKSQQRLYFLRKLKRARAPPSIMCSFYRGTIESILTSCITVWLGSCTAANRKTLQCTVKAAERIIGVPLPSLLDLYGTHLTHKATSIVRDPTHPSHSLFSLLPSGRRYHSLRAGSTRLGNRFFHQAVTGGSLTLSPLFLPSRLPPRTLD